A DNA window from Argopecten irradians isolate NY chromosome 10, Ai_NY, whole genome shotgun sequence contains the following coding sequences:
- the LOC138333939 gene encoding uncharacterized protein isoform X1, which translates to MSEPSPSSILPGAPEYGSQYTYSQASFPSGNLPSRRLPPLNKTAIWKQSKSGQEKPGKEKSIEKSQMMNMETEGDGGQQSDDTLDGSVVRQRKRHRSFTEKRRNSMNLTPLVMPGNEYSGFSFPPHFGKKEDIKEESKELFEHFVYDEISREHLQVPDDLMSSTLISTPQGYKNPTWAKYGRELRVMADEFAQTKERQRIKNRAGGVNMDSATYESFSDMLSELFFSGGMSSAITRERLVVLFFFCSDIVIRSLKAKATDLFKRFIEWSTRFITSKVAEWIERLGGWGPVMRTSGRLFTNILMVGAVCIFAFTIGRMIIRRNSG; encoded by the exons ATGTCAGAGCCCTCCCCCTCATCTATTCTACCTGGTGCCCCAGAATATGGTAGTCAGTATACATACTCTCAGGCATCGTTCCCGTCCGGAAATCTTCCTTCGAGACGTCTTCCCCCACTAAACAAAACCGCTATATGGAAGCAAAGCAAGAGCGGACAAGAAAAACCGGGAAAGGAAAAGAGCATAGAAAAAAGCCAAAT gATGAATATGGAAACAGAAGGAGACGGTGGTCAGCAAAGCGACGACACACTGGATGGCTCTGTGGTCCGCCAGAGGAAGAGACACCGGTCGTTTACAGAGAAAAGACGGAATTCCATGAACTTAACTCCATTGGTAATGCCAGGAAATGAATATAGTGGATTTAGTTTTCCTCCACACTTTGGTAAAAAAGAGGACATTAAGGAGGAAAGCAAAGAACTGtttgaacattttgtttatGACGAAATCAGCAGGGAACATCTACAGGTGCCTGATGATCTTAtgtcatcaacattgataaG TACCCCACAAGGGTATAAAAATCCAACTTGGGCAAAATATGGCCGGGAACTCCGAGTCATGGCTGACGAATTTGCTCAGACCAAGGAACGGCAGCGCATAAAGAATCGGGCTGGAGGC gTGAACATGGATTCAGCGACCTATGAAAGTTTCAGTGATATGTTATCAGAGCTGTTTTTCAGTGGAGGAATGTCGTCTGCTATAACGCGTGAGAGACTTGTAGTCCTGTTCTTTTTTTGTTCTGATATTGTGATCCGATCGCTTAAGGCCAAGGCCACAGACTTATTTAAAAGGTTCATAGAGTGGTCAACACGCTTCATAACCAGTAAAGTGGCTGAGTGGATAGAGAGACTAGGTGGATGG gGCCCAGTGATGAGAACATCTGGACGCCTCTTTACCAATATATTAATGGTGGGTGCAGTGTGTATTTTTGCCTTCACCATTGGAAGGATGATCATCCGCAGGAATTCTGGATAG
- the LOC138333939 gene encoding uncharacterized protein isoform X2: MSEPSPSSILPGAPEYGSQYTYSQASFPSGNLPSRRLPPLNKTAIWKQSKSGQEKPGKEKSIEKSQMMNMETEGDGGQQSDDTLDGSVVRQRKRHRSFTEKRRNSMNLTPLVMPGNEYSGFSFPPHFGKKEDIKEESKELFEHFVYDEISREHLQVPDDLMSSTLISTPQGYKNPTWAKYGRELRVMADEFAQTKERQRIKNRAGGVNMDSATYESFSDMLSELFFSGGMSSAITRPSDENIWTPLYQYINGGCSVYFCLHHWKDDHPQEFWIDNTIMKVKLHINFTI, translated from the exons ATGTCAGAGCCCTCCCCCTCATCTATTCTACCTGGTGCCCCAGAATATGGTAGTCAGTATACATACTCTCAGGCATCGTTCCCGTCCGGAAATCTTCCTTCGAGACGTCTTCCCCCACTAAACAAAACCGCTATATGGAAGCAAAGCAAGAGCGGACAAGAAAAACCGGGAAAGGAAAAGAGCATAGAAAAAAGCCAAAT gATGAATATGGAAACAGAAGGAGACGGTGGTCAGCAAAGCGACGACACACTGGATGGCTCTGTGGTCCGCCAGAGGAAGAGACACCGGTCGTTTACAGAGAAAAGACGGAATTCCATGAACTTAACTCCATTGGTAATGCCAGGAAATGAATATAGTGGATTTAGTTTTCCTCCACACTTTGGTAAAAAAGAGGACATTAAGGAGGAAAGCAAAGAACTGtttgaacattttgtttatGACGAAATCAGCAGGGAACATCTACAGGTGCCTGATGATCTTAtgtcatcaacattgataaG TACCCCACAAGGGTATAAAAATCCAACTTGGGCAAAATATGGCCGGGAACTCCGAGTCATGGCTGACGAATTTGCTCAGACCAAGGAACGGCAGCGCATAAAGAATCGGGCTGGAGGC gTGAACATGGATTCAGCGACCTATGAAAGTTTCAGTGATATGTTATCAGAGCTGTTTTTCAGTGGAGGAATGTCGTCTGCTATAACGC gGCCCAGTGATGAGAACATCTGGACGCCTCTTTACCAATATATTAATGGTGGGTGCAGTGTGTATTTTTGCCTTCACCATTGGAAGGATGATCATCCGCAGGAATTCTGGATAGACAACACAATTATGAAAGTCAAACTACACATCAATTTCACCATCTAA
- the LOC138333939 gene encoding apoptosis regulator BAX-like isoform X3 produces the protein MNMETEGDGGQQSDDTLDGSVVRQRKRHRSFTEKRRNSMNLTPLVMPGNEYSGFSFPPHFGKKEDIKEESKELFEHFVYDEISREHLQVPDDLMSSTLISTPQGYKNPTWAKYGRELRVMADEFAQTKERQRIKNRAGGVNMDSATYESFSDMLSELFFSGGMSSAITRERLVVLFFFCSDIVIRSLKAKATDLFKRFIEWSTRFITSKVAEWIERLGGWGPVMRTSGRLFTNILMVGAVCIFAFTIGRMIIRRNSG, from the exons ATGAATATGGAAACAGAAGGAGACGGTGGTCAGCAAAGCGACGACACACTGGATGGCTCTGTGGTCCGCCAGAGGAAGAGACACCGGTCGTTTACAGAGAAAAGACGGAATTCCATGAACTTAACTCCATTGGTAATGCCAGGAAATGAATATAGTGGATTTAGTTTTCCTCCACACTTTGGTAAAAAAGAGGACATTAAGGAGGAAAGCAAAGAACTGtttgaacattttgtttatGACGAAATCAGCAGGGAACATCTACAGGTGCCTGATGATCTTAtgtcatcaacattgataaG TACCCCACAAGGGTATAAAAATCCAACTTGGGCAAAATATGGCCGGGAACTCCGAGTCATGGCTGACGAATTTGCTCAGACCAAGGAACGGCAGCGCATAAAGAATCGGGCTGGAGGC gTGAACATGGATTCAGCGACCTATGAAAGTTTCAGTGATATGTTATCAGAGCTGTTTTTCAGTGGAGGAATGTCGTCTGCTATAACGCGTGAGAGACTTGTAGTCCTGTTCTTTTTTTGTTCTGATATTGTGATCCGATCGCTTAAGGCCAAGGCCACAGACTTATTTAAAAGGTTCATAGAGTGGTCAACACGCTTCATAACCAGTAAAGTGGCTGAGTGGATAGAGAGACTAGGTGGATGG gGCCCAGTGATGAGAACATCTGGACGCCTCTTTACCAATATATTAATGGTGGGTGCAGTGTGTATTTTTGCCTTCACCATTGGAAGGATGATCATCCGCAGGAATTCTGGATAG